AACGGCTCTATCAGCACAGTAAATATCAGTGCATTCAGGTCCTTTCTGTCTTTGTAATTATTATAAGCAATCTGCTCATACAAAATACTAAAGGAGGATACTAAAATTGACAAGAGATACAGCACAGCAAATAACGCCACAAAGTAGAATGCTGAAAAATCCCCGATTATTATCAAAACCAACGTATAGAGTAATCCCAGAACTTCCAGAATTGGCGCCATCTTTTCGAAGATATTCCAAAAGGGATAAGAAACCATCCCCATGACCCCAAACCTTGGGTTCAATCGGGTCACACGGTGAAGCTGCAAGGTCTCTATGGTACCTCTGATCCATCGGTTTCGCTGACGGCTCAATACCAACTCATCCTCAGGCACTTCTGTCCAGCATAGTGGATCCGGCACAAAACTCACTTTATACGGAATATTCTTTTCTTCCATATGCCTTCGCATCCTCACCACCAGCTCCATATCCTCCCCCACAGTCTTAGGGAAATACCCACCAACTTCCACCACCAGATCACGCTTGAAAAAGCCAAAAGCGCCTGAAATCAACATGAGTCCATTCACTCTGGTCCAGGCCATTCTTCCCATCAAAAAAGCCCGGAAATATTCGATCACCTGAAACCTGCCTAGGATAGATTTTGGAACCCTGTATTTGGTTACTGTACCATCAGTGACATCGCAGTTATTGGCGATTCCTATAGCTCCGCCCACCGCGATCACCTGCCTATTGGTTTCCTCCATAAAAGGTCTGACCATGCGCGCGATGGATTCATGTGAAAGTATACAGTCTACATCTATACAAGCTAGAATTTCCATCCTAGACACATTAATTCCACAGTTAAGGGCATCGGCCTTGCCTCCGTTCTCCTTGTCTATCACCACCAGCTTATTAAACGATCTGTTGGTTGATTTGTAAATACCCCGAACCGCCTTGGTTTCGATTTCCGGATGGTAGGCATATCCCGAAAGCTGTAGATCAAAAGCTGAAATGAGTTTACTCAATGTATCGTCCTTAGAGCCATCATTAATAACGATTACTTCAAACCTTCCATAATGAAGCGAAAGCAAGCTTTTTACGTTTTGCACTATGCTAGCCCCTTCATTATAGGCCGGTGCCAAAATACTTACTCCCGGTGCCAGCGGAGAGGTGATTATATCTTGGTAATCAGCAAACTGATTCTTCTTCAGCACATCTCTCATTTCCAAAGCACTCAAAATCATGATCAACAAGTAAATGATAATCACGGTAGAGCTGAGGAAAAGAAATAATACCCCTAAAACCTCGAGAATAAGATGAAATATAAAATTATACATCTTGTAACAATGGGTCAGTTAAATGCCTATCAATCTGAGCGACATCTGCACTTTTAGATTGCTCAATAAATTCGCAATATTTTGCTGGATCCAGTTCCTTCAAGCTTTTCAGCAGTATCATTTTATGCTTGAAACTAGGCTTTCCACTCAGAATCCCCAGTAGCACCTCGATGGACTCCGCATTACCTATAGTCCCCACTGCTCTAGACGCATTTTCTGACAGCAAGGGATCTTCAGCGAGCAGGCAGGGATTGATCAGTTCAGAAGCTAATGGAGCCCCCAGAACCTCATAGGTCCGGATAATCTCAATCTTCTCCTCCTCTCCTACTTCCAGAAATCTCTGCTCTAATCTTTCCAGCAAATCCACTCTTCCTATCATCCGAACTAGCTTATAGCCAAATAGCCTAATACTTTTATTATTCGAATAAAATAAGCTCTCCAGATTAAGCTCTCTTTTGGATTGCAGGTATTTAATGATTCGAAGGTAATTCATCTGTTGCCAGCGGGACAAAGGAAAATTTTGCTCGCTCAAGAATGAGAGATCTGACTTCTGGGAAAGGTTCAGCAATGTGGCGACAGCTTGCGAGCGCACGTAAAAATTACTGGAATTGGCATGCGCTTTAATTTCACTTAGAGCCTCATCCAGATCCATCTCATTCACTTCCACCATACCCTTTACCACCTTGTCCCATTTCTTACTCTTGATATGCTGTATGGATATCTGATCTAGGCCCAAACTCTTATAAAGGGCTTTCAATTTAAGTTTGAAATCCCCTTTCATCTTTTTGTTCAGGCCCAAAATCTGATCCATCAAAACCTCTTTAAAGGCTTGTTTTTTTAGTTTCGCAGCTGCAAAATATCCATGAACCTCTTCATCACTTAGCTGCTCTATCTCTTCCAGGCTCTTTTCAAAAAGCAGCTCGGAAAGCGGCCCTACTATCTCTTCCTCATATTGTGCATTGACCTTTTCGCGGATGTTTCTTCTGGCTTTGAAAATCAACATGAATAAAATCATACTGCTCGCGATCACCAGGAAAAGTCCAATAATTACCGTAATGGCAAATACCTTGATGTCAGAGAAGTATTCCAGACCAGTAGCAAAGGAAGGAATATATGGTGATCGATTGGCAAGCGAAATCAGGTCGGTCCCAGGACCTGATGAACCTACCGGGAAAAGCTGATCATTAGTTAGCAGGTCCAAGGTATAAGCATAAGCCACGTCGTAAGCCTGCCTTTCGCCTAGTATATAAAAAACAATTTCACTAGAAACAGCCTCATTCTCTAGTTGATTCTTCAGTACCAAAGCATCATTAAATTCAGAAAAAGTCATGGAGACTAGCGAGGTATCAGCCAGCGTAAATAGGCTATCCAGTTCTGTCCTACCTGCCAATTCACCGTCCACTGCCAAGCCAAACTCCAATCCACTGATGGAGTTCTGCTCCTGAATGAAATTAAAAAAGGAAGTAGAATCAGTGAAATAGACTTCTTGCTGTCCAAATCCGGTAAACGGGATCAGCAGAAATAAACCAAGAATATTTCTAAGTAAAAACTCAAACTTCATGTGAATCAACAGAGTACACGCTTGACACGAATGGCCAGTTCATTCGGATTAAATGGCTTAGGTATAAAATCGGCCACACCCAGGTGAAAGGCTTCGAGCACGATCTTTTCTTCCTCACCTAATGAGCTCAGGACTATGATAGGTACTTCAGGTTTATTTTTTCTGGCATAATGGATGATTTCTATTCCATTTTTGAAGGGAATCATGACATCAGTGATGATCAAATCAGGATCTTGACTGTCTATGGCTTCTACGCCGGCATTTCCATCTTTGACCAAAATCGTCTCATATCCGTCTTTTTTCAGACGGAATTGAACTAAACTTGAGATCAATAAATCATCCTCTATGATTAGGATTTTTTTCATTGTATTAAGGGGACCAAGACCTTAAAGATACATGCATTGCATGAAAACTGGAGTAAAAATACCAGTCAAATAAAATCCAAAAACGCATTGGTAATTTCACATTTAGATTTTCGTATTTCAAACCACCTGAAAAACCATTGATCAAATAATCGGCTGGAAAAAATAATTCCAAATGGATTCTGAAATCCCTTTTATTAGCTTGCTTGCATTAACCAAACCATCAACCCAGTGGATTTTGATAGCTGAGACCAAGGTGAATTAAATTCTTCATTCTTAACTCATCTGCCAATTTCATTACTACAACAAAACCAGTTTCCCTATGAGAAAAACCCTACTCAGAGCAGGTGTTTTTTGCTTGATGGTATCGGGGTGGATTTCTTCCTATCAGGTCAATGCCCAAAGCGACCCTACCGGAAAAAGACCCATCACGGATACCCATGCAATTACAAATGCCACAGTTTTCGCTACTCCTGATGCCAGTGGAGTAAAAGGCGATATTTTGATCAAAAACGGATTGATCCAGGGAGTCGGAGCTAATTTATCCATTCCTGCCGGAGCCAAGGTCATCGCTGGAGATTCTCTGTTTATCTATCCAGGCTTTATCACAGCAGGTACAGACGCAGGCATTACGAAGCCAGCCGATCCGGAAAAACCCGAAAACTTCATTTCTTCTAATCCCCCTGATGAAATCGCCGGCATCACCCCATGGAGATCAGCCGTGGATCAGTTTAGCATGGACAGCAAAGTAGAAGACCTGCGTAAAGCTGGGTTCACCATCGCACAGCTCATTCCAGACGGAGGAATGATTCCCGGCAAAACTGCCATCGTAGCCCTGGGTTCCAGCTATTCTACCAACGTGCTGTTGACCAACACCGCCTTGGCAGCCAACTTCAACGGGGCCAGAGGAATGTATCCTGGTACTGCCGTAGGCGTAATGGCAAAATTCAGAGATGTTTATAAAAACACTCAATTGACCTCACAGCGAAGTGCTTCCTATGCTTCGCAAACAGGGCTGAAAAGACCGGAAATCACACCTACTTTCAACGCCATGGCTGAAGTAGTAAGTGGAAACATTCCGGTGATGTTTTCTGCAAATGAAGAATTGGAAATACTCAGGGCGATCAGCCTATCAAAAGAATTGGGCTTCAAGCTTATTTTGACAGACCTGGAAGAATACGAAGAAGTCCTGGAAGAAATCAAAGCCTCAAGTGCTCAGGTTTTGATCAAACTGGAGCTGCCAGATGATAAGGCGGTAAAAGCACAGGAAGAGGACAAGGAACCTTCAGATGAAGTGAAAGCACGCTATGCCCGGGTGAAAGAAGCCTATGAAAATGCCTTGGCCCAGGCCAGCAAACTGGAGGAAGCAGGAATTCCATTTGCATTCACCACCGTAGGGGTCAAGTCTAATGACATTTCCAAAACCCTGCGCAAAATGATCGAAAACGGACTGACTGAGGAAATGGCGATGGCAGCATTGACTACTAATGCAGCTGAAATCCTAGGTATAAGCAAAGCAGCAGGAACTATCGCAAAAGGTAAAATGGCAAACTTGGTTTTGGCCACAGAGCCTATTTTCAGTGAAGATGCCCAGATCAAACACGTAATGGTAGATGGCTACCTGTTTGATTACGAAACTAAAACAAAAAAGAAAGCAAAAGAGGGTGACTCAGACGGAACAGTACAGATAGCAGGAAACTGGGATTACACATCCGAAAGCCCAGCTGGCTCCTCCAGCGGTACATTGATGATCAAAAAGGAAGGTTCAGAATACACCGGAACTATCTCCTATGACGACCCTTCAGGATCAGGTAAGGTCACTTCTCCTATTGTAGGAGTCAAACTAGAGGGGCAAAAACTTTCATTTTCTTTTGAAGTAGTTGCAAGCGGAATGACCATCATGGTAGATGTAGCCGGTGATGTCGACGGTTCATCTTATGACGCTACCATGACCGTAGCCGAATACGGCTCATTTCCTTTTGAAGGAACACTCAACCCAACTCTAATCGCAACTAAATAATCACCTGAAATCGAGCATGACTCAAATATCAGCCAGAAGGATGACTCTCGAACGTGTGAGGTTCCATATGACCGCTGAAAAACAATTTTAAACAGATGAAAAAAGTAAGCTATTTTCTTGCTGCACTGTTGGGACTGAGTATTCAATTTGCCTCAGCCCAAGTAAAAAAAGGCAGTGTACTGATCAAAAACGCTACTGTACTAACCATAACAAACGGAACATTAGAAAATTCTGATGTACTGGTACAGGACGGAATCATAAAAAAGATAGGCGAAGGCCTGAAAGCACCCAATGGAGTGACTACAATAGACGCCAGTGGCAAATACCTCATGCCAGGTATTATAGATGCCCACTCGCACCTAGGACTGGATGTGGTAAACGAGGCCAGCTCACCTATAGTAGCCGAAGTCCACATGAAAGATGTGGTCAATCCCTATGAAGTCGGAATCTACCGCGCTCTAGCCGGCGGTGTAACCATATCTCATGCTATGCACGGCTCTGCCAATGTGATAGGGGGACAAAACGCCACCTTGAAGCATCGCTATGGATCTACAGATCCTGCAGATATCATCATGCAAGATGCGCCTAGAACCATCAAGTTTGCACTGGGAGAAAATCCCACCCGAGTGCATGGTAGAGGAAGAGGCATACAGCCAAGAACCAGAATGGGTGTGGAAGCAGTAATCCGCAATGGCTTCAATGAAGCCATTCAATACAAAAAAGCCTGGGCCGAATACAAGGAAGCTTCCTCCAAAAAAGGCAGCACAGCATTGCCCCCTGAGTATAATGAGCGATTGCAGACGCTTGCAGATATATTAGATGGCAAAATCATCATTCATTGCCATTCCTACCGAGCTGATGAAATCTATATGCTTATTAATGTGGCCAGAGATTTCGGGATCACCAAGCTGGTATTTCAGCATACGAATGAGGGCTTCAAAGTAGCACCGGAAATCGCAGAATACACCATGGGAGCTTCTGTATTTGCTGACTGGTGGGCGTATAAGTTTGAGGTATATTATTCCACCGCTTATAATGCCGCTATTCTCACAGAAAACGGAGCCATCACTTCTATCAATTCAGATGATGCAGAGCTGATCCGTCACCTCTATCATGAAGCTGCCAAAACTCAGCGATACGGAGGAATGACTGACGAGCAGGCACTGGCCATGATCACGATCAATCCCGCCAAACAACTGGGCATAAATGACAAAGTAGGTTCCATAGAAGAAGGAAAACAAGGCGATCTGGTAATTTTCGAAGGACATCCACTTTCTTCGTATACCATTCCCCAGATGACCTTTGTGGATGGAGTCAAATACTTTGACATCAATGAAGATGCTGATGATCAAAGATTGAAAGTAAGCCCTACCCAAATGGTGGAAGAAGTTACGATCTATGAAGGTCATAACGCCAGGTGTATGCAGGATACAGAACATCTTTTTGAGACTACTGAGGCGCTATTTCACCTGAACCATTAATCACCCGTTAAACACAAGAAGACATGCAAAGACTTAAACAAATCTTTTTCGCATTCCTCCTGAGTGTTTTGCCTTTGATGGCATCAGCTCAGATCGACGGGGAATTCATCAAACCTAGGGCTGGCAAATTTTTATTGCAAAATGCCACGGTTGTGACCATTACAAATGGCGTAATGGAAAACAGCTCCGTATTGGTTGAGGATGGAAAAATAACAGCAGTAGGCGCTAAAATCTCAGCGGATGGTGCGGAGATCATTGATTGCAGCGGCAAGTTCATTTATCCCGGCATGATAGATGGCGGGACCCAGTTAGGCTTAGTAGAAGTGAGTTCTGTGGCTGAAACTGTAGATTATGCAGAAGTGGGTGATTTCACACCTAATATGCAGGCACTGACAGCCGTTAACCCCAATTCGGTAGCCATTCCAGTAACCAGAGTTTCTGGAGTTACTACTGTATTGACGGTACCTACTGGAGGTATCTTCCCGGGAACTGCTGCACTGATCAACTTAAATGGCTATACACCTGATCAGATGTACGCAGGCTTTAAAGCCATTGCCATGAATTTCCCTAGATCTGGCCGCAGAGGAAGGTACGACAGAAGATCAGATGAGGACATCAAAAAAGCCAATGAAAAGGCCCTGAAAGAAGCGAATGAACTTTGGGACAAAGCCAAAAGCTATGCTGAAATGGCGGCTGCTGAAGCTGAACTCGATTACTATCCTGAGATGGCTCAATTGGCAAAAGCAACCACTGGCGAACTCCCCTTACTGATAGAAGTAAATACTGCCTCTGATATCAAAGCAGCTCTAGAGTGGATCAAAGACAAGGACGCAAAGGTGATCTTCGCAGGTGTGGCAGAAGGTTGGAGAGTCGCTGAGGAAATAGCCGAAGCAGGCATCCCTGTAGTCACGGGGCCTATCCAAGCTTTACCTACCAGAGAGTCTGACCGCTATGACGCCGCCTATGCCAACGCCGGAAAAATGGCAAAAGCCGGTGTAAAAGTAGCGATCCGGACAAACGGACAAGAAAACGTCAGAAACTTACCATTCTTCGCTGCATTTGCTGCAGCATATGGCATGGGCAAAGAAGAGGCTTGGAAGGCCGTGACCATTAACTCGGCAGAAATCTTTGGACTGGGCGACCAGTATGGTTCTATAGAGGCTGGCAAAGTGGCTAACTTGATCGTAGCTGATGGTGACCCCTTCGAAACCAAAACCAACATCCATCATGTATTTATAGATGGATATAGAATGCCGCTTTCAAACAGACAGATCAGACTTTATCAGGAATTTCTGGATAGATCTCCAGGTTTGAATGTAAACTGATCGATTTCGCAATCAGAAAAAAACCACAAGGATGCCCGAATAATGGGCAGTTCTTGTGGTTTTCTTTTATTTTGTACTATCATGAAATCGAGTATGACGTAGCTGTCACACACTGGGATTGCTATCAACCTTGCGAGATTCCATCCCGTTTCCTTCGTCACGGGACAGGTTATGGCCTTTAAAAGACAAATTGTAATCAAATGAAAAGAATATACTACCCAATTTTCTCCCTAGTGGCAGTGGCGGCTTTGCTGCTCTCCTGCGAAGCGCCTAATAACAATGCAGAAGTCACAGCACTTATAGAAAGCAAGCGAGCTGAACTTGCACCTGACAAAAGAGTCGCCCTTTGGGATTTAACTTTTGAAAATGATTCTCTGAAAGGTGAAACTGATCAATTGCAGGGATTGGAGGAGCTACTCAGTACACTAAAAGATAAAGGGATTTCATTCACCAATGCAGTAAAACGTCTTCCCGATGAAGCCCTAGGTGATCAAACCAAAGCAATCGTCACCATTTCTGTGGCTAATATCCGTAGTAACCCAAGACATTCCGCTGAATTGGCTACACAGGCCTTGATGGGAACTCCCCTAAATGTTTTGAAGCAGGAAGACAGCTGGTACCTGGTGCAAACTCCCGATGGGTACTTGTCCTGGGTAGACCGTGCAGGTATTCAGCTCATGACTCCCAAAGAACAGGAGACTTGGCTACAGGACGAAAAGGTGGTTTACACTCAACTATATGGACATGTTTGGGTATCTCCTGAGCAAAAAGAAATGGTTTCTGATGTTGTGGCGGGTGATATTTTAACCTTCGAGGGGGAGCTACACAATTATGTAGAAGTGAGCCTTCCGGATGGAAGATTAGGCTATATCCCATCCCGGGAAATCCTGCCCTGGGAAGACTGGATCGCTAGCCGAAGCACCTCACCAGAGAAGCTCATCACTACTGCTAAGCAGATGATGGGCGTACCCTATCTGTGGGGAGGCACTTCCATCAAAGGTGTGGATTGCAGCGGTTTCACCAAAACTATTTATTACCTCAATGGACAGATTATTCCTAGAGATGCTTCCCAACAAATCCATGAAGGCGAGCTGGTAGATGAAAACAAAAACTGGGAAAATCTTCAAGTGGGCGACTTATTATTCTTTGGGGTAAAAGGCACCGCTGAGCAGAAAGAACGCGTGGTGCATGTGGGTATGTGGATTGGCAATGGTGAATTTATCCACTCCAGAGGAAGGGTAAGAATCTCCAGCTTTGATCCGGAAAACGCCAATTATGATGAATATGAACTAGGAAGATACCTCAGAACCAAAAGAATCGTAAATGTGCCTTCAGAGCATATTTTATCCGTTTCAGCACTTCTCCCCAACCAACAATAATGAACATTAAAAAATCAATTTTGGGAATAGCTTTGACTACTTCCCTTTGCATTCCGCTTTTTTCACAACAGGTCAGTGGCTTTTTTCCCGAAGATGAAAGCCAGGAAAAAGCTTTGGAACAGGAGTACCTCAAAGCTGTCAATTATGATCAGTTTAAAGTCCACCTGAAGGAACTGACGAAGGCACCGCATATAGCTGGAACCCCAGAAAATGAAGCAGTAGCTGCTTACATGTCCAAAGTGATGTCTGAAGCAGGAATGGAGGTCACCTCCTACCCTTATGATGTCTATTTGCCAAATGACCCGGGTGAATCACTCTTGGAAATCATCAGCCCGGAGCACATCACCCTTTCCCAGCAGGAAGGTCCTATAGCGGGAGATCCTTTTTCTACAGATCCCCGACTGCACAAAGGGTTCAATGCATATTCAGGTTCTGGAGATGTCACAGCTGAAGTAGTTTATGCGAATTATGGCGTTAAGGCTGACTTTGAAAAACTCGCTGAGATGGGAGTTGATCTGAGAGGAAAAGTAGTCATCGCGAGGTACGGGGGTAATTTCCGGGGATACAAAGCGCAATTTGCTGAGCAGTACGGCGCTGCAGCTTTGATCATATATACAGATCCTGAAGATGCTGGATTTGGCAAAGGCGATGTATATCCGGATGGGCCTTTTTATAATGAAACCACCATACAGCGTGGTTCATTACTTACATTGAGCTACACAGGAGATCCACTTACTCCATTTGAGCCGGCGCTGCCTCTGGATGGAGACAAAAAAGTAAAACGTCTGGATCCAAAAGATGTAGCATTCCATACCATTCCGGTATCTCCTATAGGCTATGGCGCTGCCAAAGAAATCCTGAGTAGAATGAAAGGCTCCTTTGTACCTGAAGAGTGGAAAGGCGGATTACCCATTGAATACCGAATTACGAGTGGACCGGATCTAAAAGTACGCGTAAAAGTAGAGCAACCCGTGGATTACATTCGTGCCAATAATATTGTGGGCAAATTCGAAGGAACGGAATTTCCGGACGAGTGGATCATTTTGGGAAGCCATTATGACGCCTGGAGCTTTGGGGCCACAGATCCTAACTCGGGTACTGCCATGATGCTCACGCTTGCAGAAGCCCTGGGAGATTTGGTCAAAAATGGAAAAGGACCGAAAAGATCCGTTTTGATCGGTCACTGGGATGCAGAAGAACAAGGAGTAATTGGCTCTACCGAATGGGTAGAACAGTTCAGAGATGAATTGGGAGCCAAAGCAGTAGTGTACATGAACTTTGATGGTGCTGTTTCCGGCAGGAATTTCGGCATGTCCGCAGCACCCACTTTGAAAAATTTAATCATAGAAGCAGCTAAAGAAGTGACTTATCCTGACTCATCCAAAACAGTGTATGAAGTTTGGGCTGGAAACAAGGAGGAGCCGAGAATCGGAAACCTGGGAGGAGGATCAGATCATATCGCCTTCTACATGTATGCCGGGGTACCTAGTTTAAGTGGAGGTTCCGGAGGACCGTCTGCCTACCATTCCAATTATGACAACTTCCACTACTACAGCAAGTTCGTAGACCCAAGTTTCAAAATGGGTGGTACTGTAGCCTCGGTCATCGGCGTATTGACACTTCGCATGGCCAATGCGAGCATCATCCCTTATGATGTACCCAGATATGCCCAGGATCTGAAAATACATTTTGAAAATGCCGTAAAGTCAGTCAAAGAAATCGACCCTTCCTTTGGGAGTTTTGAGCTAGTGGACGAAGCTATTGCTGCGTTGCAAAGTAGCTCCGAAGCCTATCAGACAGCTATGAATGCGGCCCTGGCTACAGGAGAACTTTCTGAAAAAGAAATATCCAAACTGAACGAAGCGCTGATTGGACTGGAGAAGAGCTGGATAGATCCAAAGGGCATGTACTTTGGCAGCTGGTACAAATCTCTTTACGTGAGTACAGATCCATTTAGCGGTTATGCGTCATGGATTCTGCCGGGTAT
This genomic window from Algoriphagus sp. TR-M9 contains:
- a CDS encoding amidohydrolase family protein; this translates as MRKTLLRAGVFCLMVSGWISSYQVNAQSDPTGKRPITDTHAITNATVFATPDASGVKGDILIKNGLIQGVGANLSIPAGAKVIAGDSLFIYPGFITAGTDAGITKPADPEKPENFISSNPPDEIAGITPWRSAVDQFSMDSKVEDLRKAGFTIAQLIPDGGMIPGKTAIVALGSSYSTNVLLTNTALAANFNGARGMYPGTAVGVMAKFRDVYKNTQLTSQRSASYASQTGLKRPEITPTFNAMAEVVSGNIPVMFSANEELEILRAISLSKELGFKLILTDLEEYEEVLEEIKASSAQVLIKLELPDDKAVKAQEEDKEPSDEVKARYARVKEAYENALAQASKLEEAGIPFAFTTVGVKSNDISKTLRKMIENGLTEEMAMAALTTNAAEILGISKAAGTIAKGKMANLVLATEPIFSEDAQIKHVMVDGYLFDYETKTKKKAKEGDSDGTVQIAGNWDYTSESPAGSSSGTLMIKKEGSEYTGTISYDDPSGSGKVTSPIVGVKLEGQKLSFSFEVVASGMTIMVDVAGDVDGSSYDATMTVAEYGSFPFEGTLNPTLIATK
- a CDS encoding NlpC/P60 family protein, whose translation is MKRIYYPIFSLVAVAALLLSCEAPNNNAEVTALIESKRAELAPDKRVALWDLTFENDSLKGETDQLQGLEELLSTLKDKGISFTNAVKRLPDEALGDQTKAIVTISVANIRSNPRHSAELATQALMGTPLNVLKQEDSWYLVQTPDGYLSWVDRAGIQLMTPKEQETWLQDEKVVYTQLYGHVWVSPEQKEMVSDVVAGDILTFEGELHNYVEVSLPDGRLGYIPSREILPWEDWIASRSTSPEKLITTAKQMMGVPYLWGGTSIKGVDCSGFTKTIYYLNGQIIPRDASQQIHEGELVDENKNWENLQVGDLLFFGVKGTAEQKERVVHVGMWIGNGEFIHSRGRVRISSFDPENANYDEYELGRYLRTKRIVNVPSEHILSVSALLPNQQ
- a CDS encoding M28 family peptidase produces the protein MNIKKSILGIALTTSLCIPLFSQQVSGFFPEDESQEKALEQEYLKAVNYDQFKVHLKELTKAPHIAGTPENEAVAAYMSKVMSEAGMEVTSYPYDVYLPNDPGESLLEIISPEHITLSQQEGPIAGDPFSTDPRLHKGFNAYSGSGDVTAEVVYANYGVKADFEKLAEMGVDLRGKVVIARYGGNFRGYKAQFAEQYGAAALIIYTDPEDAGFGKGDVYPDGPFYNETTIQRGSLLTLSYTGDPLTPFEPALPLDGDKKVKRLDPKDVAFHTIPVSPIGYGAAKEILSRMKGSFVPEEWKGGLPIEYRITSGPDLKVRVKVEQPVDYIRANNIVGKFEGTEFPDEWIILGSHYDAWSFGATDPNSGTAMMLTLAEALGDLVKNGKGPKRSVLIGHWDAEEQGVIGSTEWVEQFRDELGAKAVVYMNFDGAVSGRNFGMSAAPTLKNLIIEAAKEVTYPDSSKTVYEVWAGNKEEPRIGNLGGGSDHIAFYMYAGVPSLSGGSGGPSAYHSNYDNFHYYSKFVDPSFKMGGTVASVIGVLTLRMANASIIPYDVPRYAQDLKIHFENAVKSVKEIDPSFGSFELVDEAIAALQSSSEAYQTAMNAALATGELSEKEISKLNEALIGLEKSWIDPKGMYFGSWYKSLYVSTDPFSGYASWILPGIKYEVETNSTARLEEWDKRYAKAILDLSKKIEKMTKSLK
- a CDS encoding glycosyltransferase family 2 protein, yielding MYNFIFHLILEVLGVLFLFLSSTVIIIYLLIMILSALEMRDVLKKNQFADYQDIITSPLAPGVSILAPAYNEGASIVQNVKSLLSLHYGRFEVIVINDGSKDDTLSKLISAFDLQLSGYAYHPEIETKAVRGIYKSTNRSFNKLVVIDKENGGKADALNCGINVSRMEILACIDVDCILSHESIARMVRPFMEETNRQVIAVGGAIGIANNCDVTDGTVTKYRVPKSILGRFQVIEYFRAFLMGRMAWTRVNGLMLISGAFGFFKRDLVVEVGGYFPKTVGEDMELVVRMRRHMEEKNIPYKVSFVPDPLCWTEVPEDELVLSRQRNRWIRGTIETLQLHRVTRLNPRFGVMGMVSYPFWNIFEKMAPILEVLGLLYTLVLIIIGDFSAFYFVALFAVLYLLSILVSSFSILYEQIAYNNYKDRKDLNALIFTVLIEPFFIHPKIVLWGLKGHWDFIKGKGGWGQMIRTGFTKSEENKDLKTTTNS
- a CDS encoding response regulator transcription factor, translating into MKKILIIEDDLLISSLVQFRLKKDGYETILVKDGNAGVEAIDSQDPDLIITDVMIPFKNGIEIIHYARKNKPEVPIIVLSSLGEEEKIVLEAFHLGVADFIPKPFNPNELAIRVKRVLC
- a CDS encoding amidohydrolase family protein; protein product: MKKVSYFLAALLGLSIQFASAQVKKGSVLIKNATVLTITNGTLENSDVLVQDGIIKKIGEGLKAPNGVTTIDASGKYLMPGIIDAHSHLGLDVVNEASSPIVAEVHMKDVVNPYEVGIYRALAGGVTISHAMHGSANVIGGQNATLKHRYGSTDPADIIMQDAPRTIKFALGENPTRVHGRGRGIQPRTRMGVEAVIRNGFNEAIQYKKAWAEYKEASSKKGSTALPPEYNERLQTLADILDGKIIIHCHSYRADEIYMLINVARDFGITKLVFQHTNEGFKVAPEIAEYTMGASVFADWWAYKFEVYYSTAYNAAILTENGAITSINSDDAELIRHLYHEAAKTQRYGGMTDEQALAMITINPAKQLGINDKVGSIEEGKQGDLVIFEGHPLSSYTIPQMTFVDGVKYFDINEDADDQRLKVSPTQMVEEVTIYEGHNARCMQDTEHLFETTEALFHLNH
- a CDS encoding amidohydrolase family protein, whose protein sequence is MQRLKQIFFAFLLSVLPLMASAQIDGEFIKPRAGKFLLQNATVVTITNGVMENSSVLVEDGKITAVGAKISADGAEIIDCSGKFIYPGMIDGGTQLGLVEVSSVAETVDYAEVGDFTPNMQALTAVNPNSVAIPVTRVSGVTTVLTVPTGGIFPGTAALINLNGYTPDQMYAGFKAIAMNFPRSGRRGRYDRRSDEDIKKANEKALKEANELWDKAKSYAEMAAAEAELDYYPEMAQLAKATTGELPLLIEVNTASDIKAALEWIKDKDAKVIFAGVAEGWRVAEEIAEAGIPVVTGPIQALPTRESDRYDAAYANAGKMAKAGVKVAIRTNGQENVRNLPFFAAFAAAYGMGKEEAWKAVTINSAEIFGLGDQYGSIEAGKVANLIVADGDPFETKTNIHHVFIDGYRMPLSNRQIRLYQEFLDRSPGLNVN